One part of the Borreliella afzelii genome encodes these proteins:
- the cyaB gene encoding class IV adenylate cyclase: MFEIESKAFIPPKELKRIIKLANKKFKFIKEEIKTDIYYSNPKKIIRIRKLNTLEKIVTFKKKILDKNNAIEINKEVEFKIDNVNNFLILLKELKFKKLYKKIKKSLIYQTNNLNVEINEVKNLGFFLEIEKIINNQNDIDLAKKEINNIINQFGLKENLETRSYFELLSSTNQSKK, translated from the coding sequence ATGTTCGAAATAGAATCAAAAGCATTTATTCCTCCAAAAGAGTTGAAAAGAATTATTAAGTTAGCAAATAAAAAATTCAAGTTTATTAAAGAAGAAATAAAGACTGATATCTATTACTCAAACCCAAAAAAAATTATAAGAATAAGAAAATTAAATACTCTAGAAAAAATTGTCACATTTAAAAAAAAAATATTAGACAAAAACAATGCTATAGAAATTAATAAAGAAGTAGAATTCAAAATAGATAATGTTAACAATTTTTTAATCCTTCTAAAAGAGCTTAAATTTAAAAAGCTATACAAAAAGATAAAAAAAAGCTTAATTTATCAAACTAATAATTTAAATGTGGAGATAAATGAAGTAAAAAATCTTGGATTTTTTTTAGAAATAGAAAAAATAATTAACAATCAAAATGATATAGATTTAGCAAAAAAAGAAATCAATAACATAATCAATCAATTTGGATTAAAAGAAAACCTTGAAACTAGATCTTACTTTGAATTACTCTCATCGACAAACCAAAGTAAAAAATAA
- a CDS encoding TrkH family potassium uptake protein produces the protein MLKFEFSDRFLLFSYFVLIMFVGSLLLMLPISWGGDGKLAYIDALFTAVSAVSITGLTTVEIEGFSTFGFILIMLLVQLGGLGFISITTFYLLIPKKKMNLTDARIIKQYSLSNIEYNPIRILKSILFITFSIEMIGLILILICFKLRGVNISFLEALFTTISAFCNAGFSMHSESIYAWRDVPEAIVVVSILIICGGLGFMVYRDVKNTIKNKKKLSLHAKIVFSLSFVLIIIGAILFFFTEIHKLKDGYSISTLIFNSIFYSISTRTAGFNYLDNSLISGRTQIVSLPFMFIGGAPGSTAGGIKITTFFLIILAVVKNQNGNGYIIGSYKVSIDSIRFALLFFARAIFIVSFSFFMLLFFEGGSGNWKVIDLGYEVFSAFGTVGLSVGVTQDLSFWGKVIIIFTMFAGRIGLFSMAVFVSRKSRFEEFTRPRQDILVG, from the coding sequence ATGTTGAAATTTGAATTTAGCGACAGGTTTTTACTTTTTAGTTATTTTGTTTTAATTATGTTTGTAGGCTCTCTTTTGTTAATGCTGCCTATTTCTTGGGGAGGTGATGGCAAATTAGCATACATTGATGCTCTTTTTACCGCTGTTTCTGCTGTAAGTATTACAGGTCTTACAACTGTTGAAATAGAAGGTTTTTCTACTTTTGGATTTATTTTGATAATGTTACTAGTCCAGCTTGGGGGGTTAGGATTTATAAGCATTACTACTTTTTATTTGCTTATACCTAAAAAGAAAATGAATTTAACAGATGCAAGAATAATAAAGCAGTATTCCCTTTCAAATATAGAGTATAATCCTATTAGAATTTTAAAAAGCATATTATTTATAACTTTTTCAATTGAAATGATAGGTTTAATATTAATACTTATTTGTTTTAAGCTTAGGGGAGTTAATATTTCATTTTTAGAGGCTTTATTTACCACAATCTCTGCTTTTTGCAATGCAGGTTTTTCTATGCATTCTGAGAGCATTTATGCATGGCGAGATGTTCCTGAAGCCATAGTTGTGGTTTCTATTTTAATAATTTGTGGTGGGCTTGGGTTTATGGTCTATAGAGATGTAAAGAATACTATTAAGAATAAAAAAAAATTATCACTTCATGCCAAAATAGTTTTTTCTTTGAGTTTTGTTTTAATTATAATTGGTGCAATTTTATTCTTTTTTACAGAGATACATAAATTAAAAGATGGTTATTCGATTAGTACTCTAATATTTAATTCAATTTTTTATTCGATTAGTACTAGAACAGCCGGTTTTAATTATCTTGATAATTCTTTAATAAGCGGAAGAACTCAAATAGTTTCTCTACCATTCATGTTTATTGGTGGGGCACCCGGATCAACTGCGGGGGGAATTAAGATTACAACATTTTTTTTAATTATATTAGCTGTTGTTAAAAATCAAAACGGCAATGGATATATTATTGGGTCTTACAAGGTTTCAATAGATAGTATAAGATTTGCACTTTTATTTTTTGCAAGAGCTATTTTTATTGTAAGTTTTTCTTTTTTTATGCTTCTTTTTTTTGAGGGAGGATCTGGCAATTGGAAAGTTATTGATTTGGGTTATGAAGTATTTTCTGCTTTTGGAACAGTTGGTCTTTCAGTTGGAGTAACCCAGGATTTGTCATTTTGGGGTAAAGTCATTATAATTTTTACTATGTTTGCAGGACGAATAGGACTTTTTTCAATGGCTGTTTTTGTTTCAAGAAAGTCACGTTTTGAAGAATTTACAAGGCCAAGGCAGGATATTTTGGTTGGTTGA
- the pgsA gene encoding CDP-diacylglycerol--glycerol-3-phosphate 3-phosphatidyltransferase — protein MNNLIKIITPNKITLARIILSFIILILFFLENIFFSYLFFGIIWFLIIFNEFTDFIDGYLARKYGLVSNVGKILDPYADVLQHLTYFVFFFYKGITPYYFFVIFIYREISIGFVRNLIIQFNIVQQANFLGKLKSILYAVCTFASLLFYTLNQLNFTEPIQNFISCILNFEFKFLFIVQVMYVCAAFFAILSFLDYVLIFLNVKKYENK, from the coding sequence TTGAATAATTTGATCAAAATTATTACTCCTAATAAAATAACATTAGCTAGGATTATACTTTCCTTTATCATATTAATTTTATTTTTTTTGGAAAATATATTTTTTTCATATTTGTTTTTTGGAATTATTTGGTTTTTAATCATTTTTAATGAATTTACTGATTTTATTGATGGGTATCTTGCAAGAAAATATGGTCTTGTTAGCAATGTGGGTAAAATTTTAGATCCTTATGCGGATGTTTTGCAGCATTTAACATATTTTGTTTTTTTCTTTTATAAAGGCATAACCCCTTATTATTTTTTTGTAATATTTATTTATCGTGAAATTTCTATTGGCTTTGTTAGAAATTTAATTATTCAGTTTAATATAGTTCAACAAGCCAATTTTTTGGGAAAATTAAAGTCAATTCTTTATGCTGTTTGTACTTTTGCAAGTCTTTTGTTTTATACTTTAAATCAACTCAATTTTACAGAACCAATTCAAAATTTTATTAGCTGTATTTTAAATTTTGAATTTAAATTTTTATTTATTGTTCAAGTAATGTATGTTTGTGCTGCGTTTTTTGCAATTTTATCATTTTTAGATTATGTATTAATATTCTTGAATGTAAAAAAATATGAAAATAAATAA